The genomic stretch AACATACATGCCCACAACGTACTCACCGTCTATGCCGGAATACCGTTTGTCAATCCCGGACTGATTCGCTCCATTTTCTATAAAGACCGCGACTATCGGCAGGTCCGACACGTTCTCAGCGGCCAGCACTCTTGTCAGGTCCGGATGAGCCAGGAGACGGCCTTTTGAATCGATTATATACGCATAGCCGCCGTTTTCTATTGCCACTTGTCCGATAAAGTCCCACATAAACCTGAGGCTGAGTTCTGCGACCAAAACTCCCTGAAAATCTCCGAACACGTCAAATACCGATATGGAAACAGCCACATTAGGTTCATTGGTAACCTGGTCGATATGGACCTCCCCTACCATGGTCTTCCGAATCGTCACAAGATTCTTTCCCTGTGTGTCCAGATACTCTGTAAGACGTTGTGAACCTGAGTCATCAAGAAGGGAAAATCTCCCTTGCAGATTCCCGTCTCTGTCAAGAAACGCCGCCTGCTGCAAAGCAAGAGAAAGGCTTTTCATCTGTCCAATTTCAGGCTTTTCTGCAGGAGTGTTTCCTTCTCCGGGCAATACTACAGCACGGCAAATCCAGCCGTGCCCTGTCCCCGGAGAGGAAAACATGGGCGGTTCAAGTCCAGCGGGGGTCTCTACAGTTTCTGCTAGGCTTTTTTACCTTTCAGGAACCGGGTAATCTTCTTGAAAAGCGAGACCTTGGCGTGCTTCTTCTCTGCCTGGGCCAATTCCGGGCTGATCTTGAAATCCTCGCCATACTTCTGCCGGTAGTATTCGACCCGTGCTTCCAGGGACTGGTCACCTTTTCGGGCCAGCTCTGGCGTGATCTTCCGGTTGCTTTTACGGGGGGCCTGGTTTCTCGGTTCCCGTCGCTTCGGCGGTACCGGTTCCTTTTCCCGCTTTTTGCCGCGACGGGCTGTTCCGGGTGCTTGAGCCCCCTGGGTATCCCGCGGGCGTCCGTCTTTGCGGCCCCGCTGATTTTCCGGCTTCTCCCTGCGCTGATCGCCGCCTTTGCCGACCTGAGTCTGCCTGCCGGTAACGGATTCGATGTCCCTGGAGATCTCCCGGCTGCGATCCCGGTCACGGTCACGGGAATCCCGCTTGGGTCCGCGGCGGACACCGCGCGTTTCTCCCCGTTTCCTGTCTCCCCGGCGGTCACTACGGCGATCGTTACGGCGATCTCCCCGGTCGCGTATCAGGTAGTGGTCATGCATGACGTTCATGCCTGAGCTCTGGTCCTCCGCCAGGATAGAATGATCAAACTCTGCCACGGGAATCTTCATACCGATAAAGCTCTCAATAGCCGGCAGCCCGTAGACAAAACGTTCACAGGCCAGAGTAATGGCCTTTCCTTCCCTGCCGGCCCGGGCTGTCCTGCCGATTCGGTGCACATAGCTCTCCGGATCCTCGGGAACGTCATAGTTGATCACCATGTCCAGATCATTAATATGCAGTCCCCGTGCAGCTACGTCAGTGGCAACCAGGAAACGCAGGTCTCCCTTTTTGATACGGTTAATGGTGGAAAGGCGTTTTTTCTGAGGCATATCCCCCATAATGTACTCACAGGGGAATCCGTTCAGGGAGAGGCGTTTGGCCACCTCTACCGCCGCGAACTTGGTGTTGGTAAAGATAATCGCGTTGGACGGCTGCATTGACGTAAAAATGCCGATCAGCATCCGTATTTTTTCGTCCCGGGAAAGGTGATAGATGCTCTGGTCGATCTCTTCCACTGTAATGGATTCCGGTTCGATCTCGATATGCACCGGATCCCTCATGTATTCCCAGGCCAGGTTCTGGACCCGTACACTCATGGTAGCGGAAAAAAGCATAGTCCTGCGCTGATCCAGGGGAGGAAGCATCTTGACAATACGCCTCAGGTCCGGCAGAAAGCCCATATCAAAGAGGCGGTCCGCCTCATCGATAACAACAGTACCGAACTCGGTAAAATCCATCTTTTTCTGCTTGCCAAAATCAATCAATCGTCCCGGGGTTCCGACGGCGATATCCACACCTTCCCGAAGCATTCGCTCCTGATCCGCATACCCGACACCGCCGTAGAAGCTGCCTACCTTGAAATC from Marispirochaeta sp. encodes the following:
- a CDS encoding DEAD/DEAH box helicase gives rise to the protein MRFTDFDFHPDIQTGIQEAGFDECMPVQEQCFQAIFAGKDVTAQSQTGTGKTAAFLLSIYHLFLSNLVEKKKALIIAPTRELVVQIEEEAKLLGSHLDFKVGSFYGGVGYADQERMLREGVDIAVGTPGRLIDFGKQKKMDFTEFGTVVIDEADRLFDMGFLPDLRRIVKMLPPLDQRRTMLFSATMSVRVQNLAWEYMRDPVHIEIEPESITVEEIDQSIYHLSRDEKIRMLIGIFTSMQPSNAIIFTNTKFAAVEVAKRLSLNGFPCEYIMGDMPQKKRLSTINRIKKGDLRFLVATDVAARGLHINDLDMVINYDVPEDPESYVHRIGRTARAGREGKAITLACERFVYGLPAIESFIGMKIPVAEFDHSILAEDQSSGMNVMHDHYLIRDRGDRRNDRRSDRRGDRKRGETRGVRRGPKRDSRDRDRDRSREISRDIESVTGRQTQVGKGGDQRREKPENQRGRKDGRPRDTQGAQAPGTARRGKKREKEPVPPKRREPRNQAPRKSNRKITPELARKGDQSLEARVEYYRQKYGEDFKISPELAQAEKKHAKVSLFKKITRFLKGKKA